Part of the Halopenitus persicus genome is shown below.
GATCCGCGGCGTCGGTCATACGCGTTCGACCGGCGCGAATCGGGTTAACGGTTCGGGCTCCGGATCGACGTCCCGCCGCCAGCCGGCGCCGATCGCCGCCGTCACGTGGGCCGGCGTACGTCCGTCAGCTCGCGTGCGTCGAACCGACACGCCTTAGCCCGCGCCGCGAGCACACCCGCGTATGTCATCCGCCGAGGACCTCGCGGCGCGCGTTCGCGAGGGCGAGATCCGTCTGCACGAACTCGAGGACCACGCCGACGCGGACGCGGCGGCGACGGCCCGCCGGCTGCTCGTCGCCGAGGAGTCGGGCGCCGACCTGGAGACGACCGGCGCGTACGCCTTCGACGCGGCCGCCGCGGAGCCGAACGTCGAGAACATGGTCGGCGCGGTGCAGATCCCCCTCGGCGTTGCGGGCCCCGTGACGGTCTCGGGCGGGGCGCTCTCGGGCGAGCGGTATCTCCCGCTCGCGACCACCGAGGGCGCGCTCGTCGCGTCGGTCAACCGCGGCTGCGGCGTGCTCGATGCGGCCGGGGGCGCGACCGCGCGCGTGACGAAGACCGGGATGACCCGCGCGCCGGTTTTTAAAACGGACGGGATCGTCGAGTCGGAGGCGCTCGCGGAGTGGACGCGCGACAACGCGGACCGGCTCCGCGAGGCGGCCGAGTCCACGACGAGCCACGGAGAGGTGACCGACGTCACGCCGTACGTGGTCGGGAACAACGTCTACCTCCGGTTCCGCTACGACACGAAGGACGCGATGGGGATGAACATGGCCACCATCGCCACCGGCGAGGCCTGCGAGCTGATCGAGGCGGAGACGGACGCCTCGCTCGTCGCGCTCTCGGGCAACCTCTGTACCGACAAGAAGCCGGCCGCGATCAACGCGATCGAGGGGCGCGGTCGGTCGGTGACCGCCGACGTGACCATCCCCGCGGCCGTGGTCGCCGACCGGCTCCACACCACCCCCGAGGCGGTCGCCGAGATAAACACCCGGAAGAACCTGGTCGGGTCGGCGAAGGCCGGCTCCCTCGGGTTCAACGCCCACGTCGCGAACGTCGTCGCCGCGATGTTCCTCGCCACCGGCCAGGACGCGGCGCAGGTCGTCGAGGGCGCCAACGCGATCACGACCGCCGAGGTGACCGACGACGGCGACCTCTACGTCTCCGTCTCGATCGCGAGCCTGGAGGTCGGCACCGTCGGCGGCGGCACGAAGCTCCCGACCCAGGCCGAGGGCCTCGAGATCCTCGGCGTCCGCGGCGGCGGCGACCCGGCGGGGAGCAACGCCGACGCGCTCGCGGAGGCGATCGCCGTCGGAGCGCTCGCCGGCGAGCTGTCCCTGCTGGCTGCGCTCGGGTCGCGACACCTCTCGTCGGCGCACGCGGACCTGGGCCGGTAGTTCACCGCCCGGCTCACGCTAACAGCAGAAGATGAACGGATAGACCAGCGCGACCCGGTCGCCGTCCGCGAGCGCCGTGTCGAACCCCTCCTGGTTCTCGTTGAACCGGCCGTTCACGAGCACCCGGGCATACGCGACCGTCTGTTCGCCCACGGGGTTCTTGCGCCACGTTCCCGGCAGCTCCTCGGGCGTTGGCGCCCAGCCGTGTGCGGTCGATTCGTCCTCCGACTCGGCGATGAGGAGGTCCTGCAGCTCGGGGTAGTCCGCGAAGAGCGCGTCGAGAAACTCCCGCAGCGTGTCGCCCTCGAACCGGTACTCGAACTCCGAGCGGTCGAGCGCGGTCCGGACGTGGCCCGTACAGCGAACGGTCACCGTCGTCTCCGTCGAGCGCTCCGCCGGCGCATCCGTCGACGCGTCCTGCCCCGCAGCCTCGGTGGTCGTCTGCATATCGGACCGTTGGTTCTCCACGCCCCTATTCGCCGCTCCGAATATGTTCGTCCGTCGGTCCTCACCCGGTCGTCTCGGCCTCGAAGACGACGTGTACCTGCACGTCGACGCTCACGTCGCCGGTCTCGATCGAGGTCGCCGCGCCGCCACCGCCTGCGTCCTCGGTGACCGCCATCGGCTCGGCTCGGTACGGCGAGACGTGGTCGTCCATCGTCGAGATGGTGTAGACGTTGACGACCTCGAGGCCGGTGTTGTCGGCGAGCATCCGGGCGCGGCCGTCCGCGTTCTCGACGGCGTTCTCGAAGGCCGTCGTCCGCAGCTCCGCCTCGCGTTCCTCGCTCAGTCCGAACCGCACGCGGTTGACGCTGTCGGCGCCGGAATCGACCGCGACGTCGATGACCTCGCCGACCGCTGCCACGTCGTGGACCTCGATCTCGTACCGGTGAACGCCGACGTATTCGGGCTCGGCGCCCTCACGTTCCGCCTCCGGCCTCGGACGGCGCTCCCGAATGTCGTAGCGTGTCGTCCGGATCTGGTCGTCCTCGATCCCCCACTCCCGGAGGGCCGAGCGAAGCGACTGCCCGTCGGCGGCGATCTCCTCGCGGACGGCCGCCGAGGAGTTGCCCTGCGCCTCAACGGCCACGGTGATCGTCGCCCGGTCGGGCTCGGCCGTCGCCTCGCCGTCAGCGGTCACCTCGATCGTTCGGTCCGGTTCCCCGTCGTCGGTTGGCGTTGCGTCGCCGGCCACGCCCGCACAGCCCGCCAGGAGGAGGGTCGCGGCCACCGCCAGCACGCCGATCAGTCGTCTGTCCATACCGGTACTGTGTGGGGAACCGGCCTTAAGTCACCGATGACACAAAGAACGATTTGTGTCAGTCCGAACGGTCGACGATCAGTCCGAACGGTCGACGATCAGCCCGAACGGTCGACGATCAGCCCGAACGGTCGACCGTCAGGACGCGGACCTCGACCGCGACCGGCCCGTCGACGACCGGCTGGATCCGGGCGTCGAGGCGGTCGGCGAGCCCGGAGACGGTTACTCCCGGCTCGGCACCGACGGTGATTACCACGCGTTCGGTCCGCAGGGGCGGTATTCGACCGGTCCGTTCCAGTTCGAGCTCGATGAGGTTCAGCTGTGCCTCCGCGAGCTCGAGTTCGGTTTCGACGGCCTCGCGGACGTCCTGTTCGGTCGTCGACGCGACGTAGGTGTCGTAGGTGACGCCGCCGAGGAAGACCGACAGCAGCGCGATCGCTGCCACCAGCAGCGCCGTCCGCTTGAACAGCGCCGACTTGGCCTCCGCCTCCCGGAACCACGAGTCGGGGCGATATCCCTCGTACCAGAGGACGACCAGCGCGGCGAGGTTGATCGAGAGGACGTTGACGAGCACGAGCACGCCGGCCCCGAGCGCGAGCCGCGGGATGCCGAAGGCGATCCCGATCCCGACCGCCGCGGCGGGCGGGATCAACGCGACGGCGATCATCACGCCCACGAGCGCGGAGGATACCCCGGTCATCAGCGAGAGGACGCCCGCGATCCCGGCACCCAGCGCCACCGCGAGGACGAGCACGTTCGGAGCGAGTCGCTCGGAGACCTCCGCGAGCGCGAGCGGGTCGAGGCCGGGCGGGACGAGGTTGAGCGTCCGGAGCCCCGCCGCGAAGACGGCCGCGGATCCGACCGCCAGAAGGACGCCGAGCACCTGGAGCCGGACGCCGCGGCCGAACAGCGCGTCGTCGTCGACCACGGTTCCGACGGCGGCCGACATCGCGGGCCCGATGAGCGGCGCGATCACCATCGATCCGACGACCGTCGCGGGCGAGTCGAGCAGCAGCCCGGCGGTGGCGATGACCGCCGAGATGACCGTCATCAGGACGTACGTCCGGGTCCCCGAGACGAGGTCGGTCGCCTTCGCCTGGAGCTCCTCCTTGGCG
Proteins encoded:
- the hmgA gene encoding hydroxymethylglutaryl-CoA reductase (NADPH) yields the protein MSSAEDLAARVREGEIRLHELEDHADADAAATARRLLVAEESGADLETTGAYAFDAAAAEPNVENMVGAVQIPLGVAGPVTVSGGALSGERYLPLATTEGALVASVNRGCGVLDAAGGATARVTKTGMTRAPVFKTDGIVESEALAEWTRDNADRLREAAESTTSHGEVTDVTPYVVGNNVYLRFRYDTKDAMGMNMATIATGEACELIEAETDASLVALSGNLCTDKKPAAINAIEGRGRSVTADVTIPAAVVADRLHTTPEAVAEINTRKNLVGSAKAGSLGFNAHVANVVAAMFLATGQDAAQVVEGANAITTAEVTDDGDLYVSVSIASLEVGTVGGGTKLPTQAEGLEILGVRGGGDPAGSNADALAEAIAVGALAGELSLLAALGSRHLSSAHADLGR
- a CDS encoding MoaD/ThiS family protein, translated to MQTTTEAAGQDASTDAPAERSTETTVTVRCTGHVRTALDRSEFEYRFEGDTLREFLDALFADYPELQDLLIAESEDESTAHGWAPTPEELPGTWRKNPVGEQTVAYARVLVNGRFNENQEGFDTALADGDRVALVYPFIFCC
- a CDS encoding SIMPL domain-containing protein, which codes for MDRRLIGVLAVAATLLLAGCAGVAGDATPTDDGEPDRTIEVTADGEATAEPDRATITVAVEAQGNSSAAVREEIAADGQSLRSALREWGIEDDQIRTTRYDIRERRPRPEAEREGAEPEYVGVHRYEIEVHDVAAVGEVIDVAVDSGADSVNRVRFGLSEEREAELRTTAFENAVENADGRARMLADNTGLEVVNVYTISTMDDHVSPYRAEPMAVTEDAGGGGAATSIETGDVSVDVQVHVVFEAETTG
- a CDS encoding TIGR00341 family protein, producing MRLVQVMIPAGKRAAILDALDDEGIDYVVTDETSGRKYTGVVSFPLPTAAVEPVLDRLREAGIDEETYTVIVDAETVISRRFEQLEERYAEESEHSEDRIAKEELQAKATDLVSGTRTYVLMTVISAVIATAGLLLDSPATVVGSMVIAPLIGPAMSAAVGTVVDDDALFGRGVRLQVLGVLLAVGSAAVFAAGLRTLNLVPPGLDPLALAEVSERLAPNVLVLAVALGAGIAGVLSLMTGVSSALVGVMIAVALIPPAAAVGIGIAFGIPRLALGAGVLVLVNVLSINLAALVVLWYEGYRPDSWFREAEAKSALFKRTALLVAAIALLSVFLGGVTYDTYVASTTEQDVREAVETELELAEAQLNLIELELERTGRIPPLRTERVVITVGAEPGVTVSGLADRLDARIQPVVDGPVAVEVRVLTVDRSG